A part of Macadamia integrifolia cultivar HAES 741 unplaced genomic scaffold, SCU_Mint_v3 scaffold_138A, whole genome shotgun sequence genomic DNA contains:
- the LOC122070898 gene encoding uncharacterized protein LOC122070898: MAPVKSSSKRKSSSSHKKKRSKPSSEAGRKRRSSSRKKDKSKKLSRRDASISYSEDDSRTEDSISVSSSDSEDDYRSRRARSRTRGDAKGSRKRARRSSLSRDADKDLPNRRKKKGSKRDRGSVEKRNSKRRSRGSLRSRKDVNVSSTSNGSVSCSTCRESSTDSVRSRGWSEERDRYKRSPSKMSEGRYKDRYRFSRSSSSCGTCDHQRSYRSEEKYTGENSRRLKSVLTDPKHSKEKEGTRNSKDDDRTEIIQAYDDCPSSRSNDSYDGGRKREPSCHPHGASDKKRRFDDAKGEDTSKMKTTEVIVIGKENDGNDQNLSMFGSTKTSTRSGSELPSATGSPDVHDLELYLRQKALENLRKFRGVPHTNAKTLQKEESGGDEKLPSTAKIETVRNEPQTEHRSQLLGATQLSQNVTPLMERKSTFYPPKDGLMPDKRHESKVKVDSVHSVKDVGNVALKQTAVTNKLTEKNKPNVGITVSRRQESSSDQSNLKEAPTSKESSKEKLLEARDILNRSVATNLKASPGSSNTHGAAINDSRSAGTEASTIPNTSTAVQCQNEQKDEAKGSSQFEQKTMSVMRGGEMVQVSYKVYIPKKAPALARRQLQR; this comes from the exons ATGGCACCTGTTAAATCCTCCTCTAAAAGAAAATCCTCATCTTCTCACAAGAAGAAACGCTCTAAGCCATCCTCTGAG GCcgggaggaagaggaggagcaGTAGTAGGAAGAAAGATAAATCTAAGAAGCTTAGTCGTCGTGATGCGTCGATTTCCTATTCTGAGGACGATTCAAGGACAGAGGATTCTATATCTGTTTCATCCTCTGATTCGGAGGATGATTATAGAAGTAGAAGGGCACGATCTCGTACTCGGGGGGATGCAAAAGGTAGTAGGAAGAGGGCCAGGCGCAGTTCTTTGAGCCGTGATGCAGACAAGGATTTGCCCAAtcggagaaagaaaaaagggtctAAAAGAGACAGAGGCTCCGTGGAGAAGAGAAATTCCAAACGAAGGAGCCGTGGGAGTCTGCGTTCCAGGAAAGATGTTAATGTTAGCTCTACAAGTAATGGTTCCGTGAGTTGCTCAACCTGCCGTGAGAGTAGCACTGACTCTGTGAGGTCAAGGGGTTGGTctgaagaaagagatagatatAAGAGAAGTCCCAGTAAAATGAGCGAGGGAAGATATAAGGATCGATATAGATTCAGCAGGAGTAGCTCTTCATGTGGCACATGTGACCACCAGAGAAGTTACCGAAGTGAGGAGAAATATACGGGTGAAAATTCACGTCGTCTCAAATCAGTTCTTACTGACCCAAAACATTcaaaggaaaaggaaggaaCTCGGAACAGCAAGGATGATGATAGGACAGAGATTATCCAGGCTTATGATGACTGCCCTTCTAGCAGAAGCAATGACAGTTATGATGGGGGACGGAAGAGGGAACCATCTTGCCACCCACATGGTGCATCTGATAAGAAGAGACGGTTTGATGATGCAAAGGGTGAAGACACTTCAAAAATGAAGACGACTGAAGTCATAGTAATTGGGAAGGAGAATGATGGTAATGATCAAAACTTGAGCATGTTTGGGTCAACCAAAACTTCTACTAGGAGTGGGAGTGAGCTTCCATCTGCTACTGGTAGTCCTGATGTACATGATTTGGAGTTGTATTTAAGACAAAAGGCATTGGAAAATCTTAGGAAATTCCGAGGAGTGCCCCACACAAATGCAAAAACTTTGCAGAAAGAAGAGAGTGGTGGTGATGAAAAGCTGCCATCAACTGCAAAGATAGAAACAGTCCGAAATGAACCCCAAACAGAACATAGGAGCCAGTTGTTGGGGGCAACGCAACTAAGTCAGAACGTAACACCATTGATGGAGAGAAAGTCGACTTTCTATCCTCCAAAGGATGGGCTGATGCCTGACAAAAGACATGAATCTAAGGTGAAGGTGGATAGTGTTCATTCAGTTAAGGATGTTGGCAATGTGGCGCTAAAACAGACAGCTGTTACTAATAAACTCACAGAAAAGAACAAACCGAATGTTGGCATAACTGTTAGTAGGAGACAGGAATCTTCCAGTGATCAATCCAATCTGAAAGAAGCACCAACATCTAAAGAATCTTCTAAGGAAAAGCTGTTGGAGGCTAGGGACATCTTAAATAGAAGTGTAGCCACAAATCTTAAAGCTTCACCAGGGAGTAGCAATACTCATGGTGCAGCAATTAATGATTCCAGATCGGCTGGTACTGAGGCTTCTACCATCCCCAACACTTCAACAGCAGTGCAGtgccaaaatgaacaaaaggaTGAAGCCAAAGGGAGTTCCCAATTCGAGCAAAAGACTATGTCTGTAATGCGTGGTGGTGAGATGGTGCAG GTGAGCTACAAGGTTTACATTCCTAAAAAGGCACCAGCTTTGGCAAGGAGGCAACTCCAGCGGTGA